The sequence below is a genomic window from Bradyrhizobium septentrionale.
GCGAGGGGACACCGGCCGCTAGGGCGTCAGGACCACACGACTTCACCGTCCGCTTCATGCGCATTCGTCAATCGCGCACTCGGCGTCCACCGCATCTCACACCGCGCTCGTGACGATCGCGAAGCGCCCCTCGATCGGGCGGGACGGCAAATCTATAACACTGAGTTGCATTTCTGATAAAGCGAAATATTTTTGCGTGAGGGGCTTGCGCCGTCGGGCAACTCAGTGGCAGGGGGCGCCACTCCATCCACTCGTCATTCCGGGGCAGCCCGAAGGGCTGAGCCCGGAATCCATCATGCCGCAGGGTTGGCGGCGAAATGGATTCCGGGCTCTCGCTTCGCGAGCCCCGGAATGACAGGTGGAAGGAGTTGCGCGATATCCCCTAACCGCTCGGCGGCGCCAGAGGCTGCACGATCTCCCGGAACGGCGGCAGCGCCTCGCAGCGCGCGGCGTGGGCCTGCAGCGCAGGATAGCGCGCGTCGAACAGATGCGGATGCGCCTCGCCGGTGAAACGCAGCGCGCAGGCCACCGCGATGTCGGCATGGCCGATGCGATTCTCCAGCCAGTACGGCGCCGGCACCGCCGCTCGCTCCTTCTCCAGCACCGCGAGCACGCCTGATATCTGCGCCTCGCAACGCTCGACCCAAAGCTTGAGCTGCTCCTTGCGCAGCACGCGCTCGTAGATCAGGCTCACCGCCTTGTCGGCAAGCCCGGTCGCGAGCGCCGTGATGCGCAGATGCTTGCGCCGCTCAGGCCCGGAGCGGGCAATCATCGCCTTGTCCGGCCCGACCAGTTCATCGAGATAATCCAGGATCGCGCTGCTCTCGATCAGCGCCTCGCCGTCGTCCAGCACCAGCGTCGGCACCCGCCGCACCGGATTGTAAGCGGCGACCTTCTCGGCATCTCCGAAAGTCGACCACGGTCTGTGCTCATAGGGCAGCCCATAGAGCCGCAGCGCGATCGCGGTGCGGCGGACAAAGGGCGAGTCGTACTGGCCGATCAGGAACATGTTTCACTCACGATTGCCGGATGAGCGCGAAGCGGAGCCGTTCACGTCTCGAAAACAATACTTTTTTGCTATGAGATGCACCAGCAGTCCACATCGATTTTCTATCTCAACTCCGGCAGATGACCCGCGCAGACTCCATCAGAAGCCGATGCTCGCGGCTTGGAAGCGGGAGGAAGATTTGTCGCGCGAAAAACTTCTATGCGTTACGGCCTTGGGGCTGCTTCTGACGAGCAGCCTTCCACTTCTTGCGCAAACCGCCGCTTGTCCCGCGCAGGATGGCCTGCTCAAGAGCGGGCCGCCGATCTGGGACGCCAATCGTGACGGCGTCTACACCTGCGATGAATGGAAGAGTTTTGCCGATCGGATCTTTGCTTCGGCGGACCGCAATCGCGATGGCAGACTGGATCCATCCGAGTTCGCAACGGTTCAGAAAGCCGACGCAACGTTGGCCGACGCGGATTTTGGCTACTTTGACGAGAATCAGGATGGCAAGATCACGCGCAAGGAGTTCGTGGAGAAACCGAACGCGTTCATCCTGCGCTTCGACAGCAATGGCGACTGCCGTGTCACCGCCGACGAGCTAAGAGCCGCGACCGCGCCAAAAGGTCCCCAGGGCCCGGCCGAGCGGCCGCGGGACAGATTCCACTGAGAGTCACGTCTCCACTGCCACAGCTCCGTTACGCAATCACCGGCACATGCCTCGCCGCATCGCGCGGCAATGTGCCGTCGAGGCGCGGATCGTCAGCCACTTCGATCTGCCGCTTGAACGGACGGAAGCCTGAGCGCTGGTAGAACGCGACGGCTGAAGGATGGTCGAAGGTGCAGGTGTGCACCCAGACACGACCGACGTCGCGCGACCAGGCGATCTCCAGCGCGCGGTTCATCAGGAAGCGCGCGGCGCCGGTGCCGATGAATTTTGCGGTGACGCCGAAATAGAGCAGCTCGCATTGGCCAGCCTCGCTGAAATCGAGTTCGAGCAGGCCTTCATCATGGTCCTCAACGGCCAGCCCGTAGAGCTCGATGCCGGGCGCGTGGATCCGCGCGGCGAGATCGGCGTCATCGAGCCCCGTGCGGGTGAACCACAGCCATTCCTCGCCGACGCGGCGGTAGAGATCGCGGTACCAGTCGAGCGCGGGCAGATCGACCCTGCGCAGGCGCAATGCGCCGGGCGGATCGTCGCGGCGCGGCGGGCGCTCGGTCATTTCCAGATGTGTGACGACGGCGGCGATCTTGCCGTGGGGGATGTCGGAGTACCCGTCGGGTAGCAGCATCACGCGACCTTTGTTTCCAATTATCGGCGGGAAATATCCGCGTGTCTCGCAGCAGATGCAATGCAACGCTGCGTAACAATGTTACCGATTTGTCAGTCGGCGTTTTGGCGAATCAGGCGCTCGATGTGGAGAGGCCACCGGAGCAGATACCGTGTCGCGCCACCACACGCTGCCGCCGATCATCTATACGCCGCCGCCACCGAAGCCGAAGCCAGCGCGACGGCGGCGCGGTGTCGGTTACGCCAATGTGACGGGTGCGGCTGGCGAGGCCGAGGACGTCGCGGATGGTGCGCCGGTGCGCAGCGCTCCGGTCATTCCACAGCATGCGCGCCCGGTCGAGGCTGCCGAGCGGCGCACGCCGTCACCGAACGGAAAGCTCAGCGACGACACGCTGCGCGCGATGCTGGAGTTGCAGGAGCAGCAGGTGAAGTAGAGCGAGCGGCGGCCACATATTCGGTGTCGTCCCTGCGAAAGCAGGGACCCATAACCACCGTCGTCAGTTGTTGCGAAAGCTGTGGCCCAGCGTCGCAAAACAATTCACTCTCGTGGTTATGGGTCCCGGGTCGCGCTGCGCTTGCCCGGGACGACAGGGGAGTTTGGGGCGCGCATCTTCACCTTGGCGTCAGCGTGATCGCCTCCGCAGTCGCGGCTTCCACGGCCGGGCGGCTGTAGAGCAGCGGCACATACTGGCCGGTGGCCCACAGCGGCGCGAGGTCGCGGTAGTGGGCGCTGAAGGGATCGCCGGATTGGCCGGGGGTGTTGATGGTGCGGCTCGCATCCCAATTGCCGACATCGAGCACCATGCGGAACGAGGCGCCTGCGGTGAGGTGATAATCGGAGCGGCGATAGGTGGCGGCGCGCGGCACGTTGGCGGCGCCGCCATAGGCGAGCGGACCGACCGACATCTGCGCCGCCGTGGCCTTGTCGGCGAGCGGTATCAGCGCGTGATCGAACTTTGCGACATGCAGCCGGCCCCAGCGCCAGGTCGAGGCATCGCCCCCGAGCTTTACGGTGACGTCGGCGACGGCCGCGCCGAGGCTGTCGCGCAGCACGCGGTCGCGTTCGGCGGCGGGATTGCTGCCGAGCGCAGCGTCAGGCTTTTCGAGATAGCCGACGATGGCAGAGATGCTGGACGCCTCCGGCGCGATCAGCTCGGCCACTTTCGGCGCCGTGGTCTTGAGCAGGACGGGGCCGAGATGGTTGGCGATCCAAACCTCGTAGACCGCAGCGGCGGCGCTGTCGGCCGCGTCGCGCGCGTCCCACGGCTGCAACAGGTCGAGGCCCTTCTTGACGTTCGCATCGTCGGATGACAGCGGCTTCAAGAGCGCGACGAGGCGCCGCGCGAGCATGCCGGTGTCGTCGTTCTGCAGCGCCATCGCGTCCGCCAGCGTCACCTTGCTGTTGGCTTGCAGCACCTCGGTGATGCGCTGCCAGCGCGCGCTGTCGGACCATTCGAAGCCGACCCGGCGCTCATTGACCGGATAATCCGCCGGCAGGTTCATCTGGTTGGCGGTGGCGATAAAACCCTGCTTCGGCTGGTAGAGTTTCGGCAGCTCGTCGAGCGACAGGAAGCCCTGCCACTCGTAGCGGCCGTCGCCGGGCACCGGCATCAATCCATCGAAGCTGGTGCGGCGCGGCGTCTTGCCGGCGGCGACCCAGCCGATATTGCCTGACGTGTCGGCATAGACCTGGTTCTCCGACGGCGCGCCCCAGCGCCGCATCGCGCCGAGGAAACTGTTCCAGCTCTTCGCGGTCATGTAGTCGGAGGAGCCGAAGTAGGCCGAGGTGCCCGGCTCGAACCAGATCGAGCGCACGGCGAAGGCGCGCTTCTTTGCATCGTCGGTGTAGATCACCGGGCCGTGGCGGGTGAACTTCAGCTCGAGGTCGCGGTCGGCCTCGCCCTTCACCGCTTCCTTCTCGTGCACGATGCGCATGTCCGCCCAACCCGTGCCGTAGCGGTACTGGTTCGGATTGTCGGGATTGAGCTCGTAGACGTAGAGGTCTTCCTGGTCGACGTTGAAGATGGTCAGGCCGAACGCGATGGTGTCGTTGTGGCCGATCGAGATGCCCGGCAGCGCCGGCTCGCCGGCGCCGATCACGGAGATGCCGGGTGCGTTGAGGCCGACGATGTAGCGCAGCGACGGCACCGAGTGCTCGCGATGCGGATCGTTGGCGAGGATCGGACGTCCGGTCGCAGTGCGTGAGGCCGCGATCACCCAGTTGTTGGAGCCGATGGTGTCGCGCTGCTGGTCGGCCTCGGCGAGGAATGTGTCAGGATCGTGCGCCAGCGCCGCCTTCTGGTCCTTCGGCGCGGCGAAAGCGACCGGGCGCGTGGCGAGGTCATAGGCCGCGAGCACGCCCTTCGGCACGCTGCAGGGGTCGAGCCCGTCGGGGATCTTCGTGGTCCATGCCGGCTCCAGCTTGACGCGGAAGCGATCGGCATCGAGGCCCGCGGCACATGCGACCTGCGAACGCTTCACCTCGGACGCGACGTTGCGGGTCAGGCCGTGACTGCGGACGCGCACGACATCCTCCGCCGACCACAGGTCCGGCATGGTGCCTGCGATCCTGAACTCGATCGGCAGCGGCCGCTTGCCGGCCTTGACGTCGGTGACATAGGCGTTGACGCCGGCGACAAAGGCCTCCGCATACGATTTCGCCTTCGGACCATAGGCAGCCCACTCTGCATTCATGTCGCCGCGATAGAGGAACAGCCGCAGCGCCTTGTCCTGCTCGGCATAGGCGGGGCCGAAATCCTTCGCCAAGAGGCCGAGCCCGCGCTTGCGCCAGAGATCGATCTGCCAGAGCCGGTCGCGCGCGGCGTTGAAGCCCTGCAGGAAGAACAGGTCGTGCTCGTTGCCGGCATAGATGTGCGGGATGCCCCAGACGTCGACCAGGATCTGGCCCGGCGCCGTCAGCCCGGCAACGTCGCTCTTGACCTCGCGCGCCGCCACAAGCGGGCTCGGCTTCTCGCGCGCCGCGGCGGGAGCGGCCAGCAATGCCGCACAGAGTGCGGCGGTGAGCAGTCTGGTGACCCGGTTGAAATCCGTGTTCATGTTGTTCTCTCCGATGGTTGTTATTGGTTGACGCTTTGTCGACGCGTGAGATCGTCACCGCGGAGAAAGTGCGCCCCCTCTCCCGCTTGCGGGGGAGGGCTGGGGTGGGGGTGTCGCCACAATGGGGCCGGTCATTATGCGGAGAGAGCCCCCACCCGCATTGCATCTACGATGCAATGCGACCTCCCCCGCAAGCGGGAGAGGTGCAGAGCGTCTGCCGCACGAGCGAGCAAACCTCACGCGTCCTACTCCCCCTCGTCGCTCGCCAGCACGCCCTTCACGGCGCGCGCCCAGCCGGCGAGCTTGCGGTCGCGGGTTGCCTCGCTCATCGCCGGCCTGAAGCGGTGCTCGAGCCGCCAATTGTCGGCGAATTTTGCGGGCTCCGGATAGACGCCGGCCTCGAGCCCGGCGAGATAGGCCGCGCCGAGCGCCGTGGTCTCCTGGATCATCGGACGGTCGACCGGCGCGTTGAGCAGATCGGCGAGCCGCTGCATGGTCCAGTCGGATGCGGTCATGCCGCCGTCGACGCGCAGCACGGTGTTGGCGGCGTTGGCCTCCGGCCAGTCGGTGCGCATCGCGGCCCACAGATCGAAGGTCTGGTAGCAGACGCTTTCCAGCGTCGCATGCGCGAGCTCGGCCGGACCGGTGTTGCGGGTCAAGCCGAACAGCGCACCGCGCACGCGCGGATTCCAGTACGGCGCGCCCATGCCGACGAAGGCGGGCACCAGATAGACGCTCTGCATCGAGTCGGATTTGTCGGCAAGCGGTCCGGTCTCGGCGGCATGCTTGATGATGCCGAGCCCGTCGCGCAGCCACTGCACCGCAGAGCCGGCGACGAAGATCGAGCCCTCGAGCGCGTAGGTGCGCTGGCCGTTGAGCTGATAGGCGATCGTGGTAAGCAGCTTGTGCTTCGAAGCCACCGGCGTGGTGCCGGTGTTGAGCAGCGCGAAGCAGCCGGTACCGTAGGTCGACTTCATCATGCCGGGCTCGAAGCAGGCCTGGCCGATGATCGCGGCCTGCTGGTCGCCGGCGATGCCGGAGATCGCGATCGGACCACCAAACAGATCAGCCGTGCTCTCGCCGAACCGGGCGGAGGAATCCTTCACCTCTGGAAGCATCGAGCGCGGCACGCGCAGCAGCTTGATCAGATCGTCGTCCCACGCGCCGGTGTGGATATTGAACAGCAGCGTGCGCGAGGCATTGGTGGCGTCGGTGGCGTGCACCCGGCCGCCGGTGAGCCGCCACAACAGATAGCAGTCGACGGTGCCGAACAGCAGTTCGCCGCGCTCGGCACGTTCGCGCGCGCCCGGCACGTGATCGAGGATCCATGCGGCTTTAGTGCCGGAGAAATAGGGGTCGATGATCAACCCGGTCTTGGCCGAGATCGCCGGCTCATGGCCTTCGGCCTTCAATTTGGCGCAGATGTCGGCGGTGCGGCGGTCCTGCCAGACGATGGCGCGGTGCACCGCCTGTCCGGTGGCGCGGTCCCACACCACGGTGGTCTCGCGCTGATTGGTGATGCCGATCGCGGCGATGTCCCGCGCTTTAAGGCCGGCCTGCTCCAGCGCCTCGCGGCACACCATCACGGTCGAGGTCCAGATGTCTTCCGGCTCGTGCTCGACCCAGCCGGAGGCCGGGAAATGCTGCGGAAATTCCTGCTGCGCCACTGCGGCGATGGAGATGTCGCCGCGAAACACCATGGCGCGCGACGAAGTGGTGCCCTGATCGATGGCCAGCACGAAAGACATGAGCGTTTCCCTTAAGGCGTGGTCCCGAGGGGGATCGGTTCAAGCGCCAAGGGAGCGGATTACCGCGGCGAGGTCAAGATTGAGGGCTAGTTGGCGTTAGACCCGTCTGAGGCTATCAGACCCGTCATCCTGAGGAGCGCGTAGCGCGTCTCGAAGGATGCACGGCCACACTCGGGCCGTCGACCCTTCGAGACGGCCGCTACGCGGCCTCCTCAGGGTGACGGTGACAGAGCAACGACCGCCCGATCACATCGGCCGGTAGGTCCGCACGTCGCCGGGGACGTTGACGCCGATCTTGATCGCGCCGACCGAGCGGATGATGTCGTCGCCGAGCAGCTGGGCGAAGCAGGCGTAGCCCCAGTCGTTCATATGCAGGCCGTCGGCGGTGACGAAATCGTTGATCGGGATCGCCTGCCGCTCGTGCCAGTCGCGCATCACCTCGAAGCGCGGGAAGATGCCGACATGGCGCAGCGCGGCGATGCGGCCGAGCAGCTTCACCATGCCGCGCGCACTTTCGGGACGCTCGGTGACGCGCGGCGAATATTGCGGATCGACCAGCACGACGTCGGCGCCGGAGGCCTGCAGCCGCGCCACGCCGTCCTCGACCTGCTTGGCGGTCTCGGAAGGATCGAGGTTGCGCAGCACCGCGTTGGTGCCGACCTGCCAGATCACCATGTCCGGATGCACGTCGATCACTTCGGTCTGCAGCCGCGCCATCATCTCGGGCGCGTCCTCGCCGCCCTTGCCGCGGTTGAGCACGGTGATGTCGGCGGAGGGATATTGCCGGCGCAGCTGTCCGGCGAGCCGGTTCGGATAGGTGAATTGGGGCGCCGACGAACCATAACCTTCCGTCGAGGACGAGCCGAATGCGATGATGACGACCGGCTTGCCGGCGGCGAGCTTGGCCGCGACATGCGGCAGCGAGCCGGTCGAGCTCGGCACGCCCTTGGGCTGCTGGCAGGGCACGCGATGGAAAATGTCGCTGGCGGATTTGGCGACCTGCCTCACCTTGTCGAACGCCTTCGCGGCGACGCCGGGCTGCTGATTGGCCGCATCGGCTTCGATCGCGGCGGGCTTGTCCGCATCAGGCCGTGCGGCCTCGGACTTCGCGCCGGGCGCGAGTGCCGCATGCTGATCGCCCTGGCCGGTCTGCGCGCGCGACGGCGTAACCGCGATCGGCGCAAGCAACGCGAGCGCCGCAACGGCGCACCCTGCGATAGAGCAAAAAGGGAACGCAAAACGCATCAACTCTGCTTCCTCTAATTCTGCTGCACCGGGCCCAGATGGGCCGCATCGATCACGAATTTCGCAAGGGCCCGGCCGAGACAGGCATGAACCTTCTTGGCCAGGTCGACACCATGCGAGGTGCTGAACAGGTCAAAGTATCCGGCGTCGCTCCATTGCTTCATGATCGCGAACCGGTCGAACAGCGGAACGTCATGCTGCTGCGCCACCACTTTCATATTGTCGAGATATGGCGGTGCAGAGATCATCGTCTCCGTACGCGGGCTGTATTGGAGATTGACCAGCACCACGTCAGTCCCGGCGCCCCGCAACGCAACAACGCCGTCGTTGATGGCGGTACGGAAATCATCGGGATCGACTGCTCGCATAGCATCGACCGTGCCGGTCTGCCAGATAACCAAAGTAGGCTTTTTTGCTTCAACAAGCTTAACAAGGGTTCCCGCGGTCTCCTCGGCGGTGCTCTTTCCCTGTAATTCTACGGATAGATCGATCACAGACGACGGCAACGCCTCCTTCAGCGCCGCCTGCAGCGTGGCCGGGTAGGCGCTCGCCTCGTTGCCGGGGATGGTCGAGGAGCGGCTGCCGACTACCAGCACGTTGAGCGGCTGGTTGGCCTTCACGGCATCCATGACCTTCGGCAGCGAGCTTTCGGTTGTGAGGAGATAGGCGGGCACGTCGCAGGGCGGCGCCGGCGGCTCGGCGGCGTCGCCGGCGCGTGCGGGCGCCGCCGCCAAACAGGCGGCCAATAGCGTCAGGCCCAGCAGCGTCCGCGCGGACATCATGCTCCCCCTCCCGCCATATCGGCGTTGCCGCCGGCGCCTTTTTTCGAGGCGCCTTTGTCGGCGGAGTGCTTGTACCACGAAATAATCCACGCCATGCCGCACATGATGAGGATGCCGCTGACGCTGATCAAGGCGTGCAGTGCGGCACCGCCAGATACTTCGGCAAGCACGAAGTGACCGGCAAAGGCGAGGAAGACCCCGAGACAGAATATCTCAAGAGAATGCTGGCCACACAGGATCAAAGGTCGCAGCCAGGGCGATTTCAACCCCGGCCAATCCCGGGGCAGGAAGCGCACGGTGAGGGCTGCGAGCGCCAGGAAATGCGCGAACCGCAACACGTCCAGGTCGGTCTTGTTGATCGGATACATCCATTGCTCGATCACCTTGGGCATGATGTGGCCGAGCTGCGGCACGTACCAGGTCAGCGTCACGAAGAACGCGGCGACCAGATAGACGATGCAGATCCACATCGTGATGTTCGACGACAGGATCCGCGACATCCGCCGCGCGCCGCCCAGCGCACACCAGGCGCCGAACACGAACAGCAATTGCCAGGCGAACGGATTGAACGCCCAGAAGCCGTTCGGATAGGCCGACAAATAGAGGTCGAACTGCCAGGTCACCGCGTAGAGCACGACCGACAGGCCGAGCGTGACATCGGGCTTCCACTTCATCAGCCACAGGATCAGCGGCAGGAACAGCATCAGGACGATATAGAGCGGCAGCACGTCCATGTTGACCGGACGGAAGCGCAGCAGCAGCGCCTGGACGATGGTGACGTCGGGCTGCTTGAGGAAGTCCATGATCCCCATCTCTTCGGTGTAGAGCGGGTTCTCGAACGAGGTCGCCACATAGGAGATCTCGGCGAGGAAGATCGTGAACAGGAAGACATGCGCGACATAGATCTGCCAGACCCGGCGCAGGATGCGCGCGGTCGCGATCACGAAGCCGCCCTCCAGCATGGCGCGGCCATAGACGAAGGCCGCGGTATAGCCGGAGATGAAGATGAAGATCTCGGTGGCGTCGGAGAAGCCGTAATTGCGGATGGTTAGCCAGGTCAGGAGATTGGTCGGCAGATGATCGATGAAGATCAGCCACAGCGCGAGCCCGCGGAACAGGTCGAGCCTGAGCTCGCGCTCGCCGGTCACCGGCAGCGTGATCGCAGGCGCCGCGGCCTTCACCTCGGCATCGGCTTTTGCCTCGGCCTTGGTCTCAGCCACCGGCGAACCGGCTATGGGATCGGCAATCGAGCTCATCAAACACCGTATCGGCTGCGGACGCCCCGCAGGCCGTGCTGAAAAGATAATATCGGTCCACGACTTGCTGACAAAGCGGAGAGTGCGGCGGCATGCGGCCGCGCTTTAGAGCGGAACTATGTTGAAACCACGATGAACGGACGGCTCCCGGGGGACCGACTTTTTACGGCCCGCCCGGCGATTGGTTCCGGCGGATCAATTGGCTATGATAGGCGCCTGTTTGCGCACGATCCGGTCGAAAGCGGATTGTGCGCCGAGATCATCGGATTGAGCCGTATGTACCGCGCCGTTACCCGCCAGATCGAAGTCACCGTCGAGCCGAACTTCATGCCGGAGCGCTCATCGGTCGACCGGCGCGAGTATTTCTGGTCGTACAAGATCGTGATCGTCAATGCGGGCCCGGAAACGGTGCAACTGCGCACCCGGCACTGGATCATCACCGACGCCACCGGCCGCCGCCAGGAGGTCCGCGGCGAGGGTGTGGTCGGCGAGCAGCCGGTGCTCGCGCCCGGCGAGCGCTTCGAATATACCTCAGGCGTGCCGCTGCCGACCGCCTCCGGCTTCATGACCGGCAGTTACCAGATGGTCACCGAAGCCGGCGAGCGCTTCGACATCGACGTGCCGACGTTCTCGCTGGACAGCCCGAGCCCGGACGGGAAAAGGGTGTTGAACTGAGACACTTCTTCCGGGCGACAATGTCGCGGCAAGGGTGCGCGTCCACGAGACTTCAGGGAGCCAGTCCGCACGCTCTCCGTCACCGTGGAGAGCGATCGCGACGAAGTAGTGACGGTCAAGCATGGGTTCGCACTCTCGCGGCGCAATCCAACACGTTGGTTTGCTTGCATCAACGTGCGCGTGGGATAGTGCGTATCCGGACATTGCGCCCGGGGGATTGGCCCGGGCCGACCACGTTGCCCCTCCGGCAAAAATAGTATATTTTGTTGTTGCTCGGGCGGTTCAACGCGCCGGGCTTTCGGTCGATCCCTGCACCGCGCTGCGAATACAGGAGCGTGACCATGCCGATTACGACGCTGAAGGTTTTGGCGAGCCTCATCCAGCTCCATGGGCCCGACGCAACCATTCAAAGCGACCATCAGGGTATCGACGCATTGCTGAGCGATCTGCGCGGACAGGGTGTGCAGCAAGGGGTCGTCGCCGACGAAGCCGTGGTGACCCAAGCCGCTTTCAGACGTGGGGGTTTTGCCAAGGGGCCTAACGCAGGCGCGTTTCGCAGAGCGGGGTACGCTCCGGGCGTGGGCGCGTTTCGCCGAGGCGGATTTGTTCGAGGGTACTAGAGCATTTTCGGTTCTGATTGAATCAGAACCGAAGCTCCAGCTCTTTGTTTTGACGCGTTTTCTTCACGCGAACCGGTATCCACTTCGCTCGAAAACGCTCTAGCTAGCTCCTTCAACCAGTCTCGGTATCGGCATGTCAGCGGACGGTGCAGATTTTGCCGCTTTCCAGGATCAGCCGATCACGCAATTGCTGGTCAAGGTTGCAACGAGATGTAACATCGATTGCTCCTATTGTTACTGGTTCCGCGACGCGTCCGTTTACAGCAAGCCCAAGCTCATGAGCCCGGACGTGCAGCAGCAATTGCTGCAGCGCATAGAACAGCATGTTCTCAGATACGCCCTCGTCGATTTTCCCATCATTCTGCACGGGGGTGAGCCGCTGCTGTGGGGCGTGGAGAACTTCCACCGCTTTGCCGAGGCCTGCGAGGATATTTCATCACGGACCGGCTGCGAGATACCCATCGCGGTCACGACCAACGGCGTGTTGATCGATGACGATTGGCTGGCCTGCTTCGAGGCCCACAACATTTCGGTCGCGATTAGTCTGGATGGGCCGGCGCACATTCACGACACGCACCGCAAGACGTTCCAGGGTACGGGCACCCACGCCGCTGTCGAACGAGCCGCTCGCATGCTGGTGTCGCGCGAGATTGGCGTGATTGCCCTGGCAGTCTGCAATCCCGCCTATGCGCCGCAGCAATATGCCGATTTTTTCGCTGCGTGCGGGATCTCCAACTACGACATCATGATCCCCGACGCGACGGTGGACGAGCAGCCGCCATCCATTGCCGCGTTCTACAAGGGCTTGTTCGACGTGTGGCTGGATGCGAATCGCGCCGCACCGACGATCAATATCCGCATCATTTCCGACATGATCACCGCCCTGCTCGACAACAATTCACCGACCGAGGGCGTCGGCCACAAACCCGTCGAGCTTTGCACCATCATGACCGATGGCACCGTGGAGGCGCACGATGTGCTGCGGATTGCGGGCGACGGCTTCACGAACACCAGCT
It includes:
- a CDS encoding glutathione S-transferase family protein, with the translated sequence MFLIGQYDSPFVRRTAIALRLYGLPYEHRPWSTFGDAEKVAAYNPVRRVPTLVLDDGEALIESSAILDYLDELVGPDKAMIARSGPERRKHLRITALATGLADKAVSLIYERVLRKEQLKLWVERCEAQISGVLAVLEKERAAVPAPYWLENRIGHADIAVACALRFTGEAHPHLFDARYPALQAHAARCEALPPFREIVQPLAPPSG
- a CDS encoding EF-hand domain-containing protein, whose translation is MLAAWKREEDLSREKLLCVTALGLLLTSSLPLLAQTAACPAQDGLLKSGPPIWDANRDGVYTCDEWKSFADRIFASADRNRDGRLDPSEFATVQKADATLADADFGYFDENQDGKITRKEFVEKPNAFILRFDSNGDCRVTADELRAATAPKGPQGPAERPRDRFH
- a CDS encoding GNAT family N-acetyltransferase produces the protein MLLPDGYSDIPHGKIAAVVTHLEMTERPPRRDDPPGALRLRRVDLPALDWYRDLYRRVGEEWLWFTRTGLDDADLAARIHAPGIELYGLAVEDHDEGLLELDFSEAGQCELLYFGVTAKFIGTGAARFLMNRALEIAWSRDVGRVWVHTCTFDHPSAVAFYQRSGFRPFKRQIEVADDPRLDGTLPRDAARHVPVIA
- a CDS encoding penicillin acylase family protein — its product is MNTDFNRVTRLLTAALCAALLAAPAAAREKPSPLVAAREVKSDVAGLTAPGQILVDVWGIPHIYAGNEHDLFFLQGFNAARDRLWQIDLWRKRGLGLLAKDFGPAYAEQDKALRLFLYRGDMNAEWAAYGPKAKSYAEAFVAGVNAYVTDVKAGKRPLPIEFRIAGTMPDLWSAEDVVRVRSHGLTRNVASEVKRSQVACAAGLDADRFRVKLEPAWTTKIPDGLDPCSVPKGVLAAYDLATRPVAFAAPKDQKAALAHDPDTFLAEADQQRDTIGSNNWVIAASRTATGRPILANDPHREHSVPSLRYIVGLNAPGISVIGAGEPALPGISIGHNDTIAFGLTIFNVDQEDLYVYELNPDNPNQYRYGTGWADMRIVHEKEAVKGEADRDLELKFTRHGPVIYTDDAKKRAFAVRSIWFEPGTSAYFGSSDYMTAKSWNSFLGAMRRWGAPSENQVYADTSGNIGWVAAGKTPRRTSFDGLMPVPGDGRYEWQGFLSLDELPKLYQPKQGFIATANQMNLPADYPVNERRVGFEWSDSARWQRITEVLQANSKVTLADAMALQNDDTGMLARRLVALLKPLSSDDANVKKGLDLLQPWDARDAADSAAAAVYEVWIANHLGPVLLKTTAPKVAELIAPEASSISAIVGYLEKPDAALGSNPAAERDRVLRDSLGAAVADVTVKLGGDASTWRWGRLHVAKFDHALIPLADKATAAQMSVGPLAYGGAANVPRAATYRRSDYHLTAGASFRMVLDVGNWDASRTINTPGQSGDPFSAHYRDLAPLWATGQYVPLLYSRPAVEAATAEAITLTPR
- the glpK gene encoding glycerol kinase GlpK, which gives rise to MSFVLAIDQGTTSSRAMVFRGDISIAAVAQQEFPQHFPASGWVEHEPEDIWTSTVMVCREALEQAGLKARDIAAIGITNQRETTVVWDRATGQAVHRAIVWQDRRTADICAKLKAEGHEPAISAKTGLIIDPYFSGTKAAWILDHVPGARERAERGELLFGTVDCYLLWRLTGGRVHATDATNASRTLLFNIHTGAWDDDLIKLLRVPRSMLPEVKDSSARFGESTADLFGGPIAISGIAGDQQAAIIGQACFEPGMMKSTYGTGCFALLNTGTTPVASKHKLLTTIAYQLNGQRTYALEGSIFVAGSAVQWLRDGLGIIKHAAETGPLADKSDSMQSVYLVPAFVGMGAPYWNPRVRGALFGLTRNTGPAELAHATLESVCYQTFDLWAAMRTDWPEANAANTVLRVDGGMTASDWTMQRLADLLNAPVDRPMIQETTALGAAYLAGLEAGVYPEPAKFADNWRLEHRFRPAMSEATRDRKLAGWARAVKGVLASDEGE
- a CDS encoding SGNH/GDSL hydrolase family protein; the encoded protein is MRFAFPFCSIAGCAVAALALLAPIAVTPSRAQTGQGDQHAALAPGAKSEAARPDADKPAAIEADAANQQPGVAAKAFDKVRQVAKSASDIFHRVPCQQPKGVPSSTGSLPHVAAKLAAGKPVVIIAFGSSSTEGYGSSAPQFTYPNRLAGQLRRQYPSADITVLNRGKGGEDAPEMMARLQTEVIDVHPDMVIWQVGTNAVLRNLDPSETAKQVEDGVARLQASGADVVLVDPQYSPRVTERPESARGMVKLLGRIAALRHVGIFPRFEVMRDWHERQAIPINDFVTADGLHMNDWGYACFAQLLGDDIIRSVGAIKIGVNVPGDVRTYRPM
- a CDS encoding SGNH/GDSL hydrolase family protein, yielding MSARTLLGLTLLAACLAAAPARAGDAAEPPAPPCDVPAYLLTTESSLPKVMDAVKANQPLNVLVVGSRSSTIPGNEASAYPATLQAALKEALPSSVIDLSVELQGKSTAEETAGTLVKLVEAKKPTLVIWQTGTVDAMRAVDPDDFRTAINDGVVALRGAGTDVVLVNLQYSPRTETMISAPPYLDNMKVVAQQHDVPLFDRFAIMKQWSDAGYFDLFSTSHGVDLAKKVHACLGRALAKFVIDAAHLGPVQQN
- a CDS encoding OpgC domain-containing protein, which produces MSSIADPIAGSPVAETKAEAKADAEVKAAAPAITLPVTGERELRLDLFRGLALWLIFIDHLPTNLLTWLTIRNYGFSDATEIFIFISGYTAAFVYGRAMLEGGFVIATARILRRVWQIYVAHVFLFTIFLAEISYVATSFENPLYTEEMGIMDFLKQPDVTIVQALLLRFRPVNMDVLPLYIVLMLFLPLILWLMKWKPDVTLGLSVVLYAVTWQFDLYLSAYPNGFWAFNPFAWQLLFVFGAWCALGGARRMSRILSSNITMWICIVYLVAAFFVTLTWYVPQLGHIMPKVIEQWMYPINKTDLDVLRFAHFLALAALTVRFLPRDWPGLKSPWLRPLILCGQHSLEIFCLGVFLAFAGHFVLAEVSGGAALHALISVSGILIMCGMAWIISWYKHSADKGASKKGAGGNADMAGGGA